Proteins encoded within one genomic window of Chlorobaculum sp. MV4-Y:
- a CDS encoding radical SAM protein, with product MEDKTVAACINDHLKRYGGMAAGREDEQKRYFAKKRLYALQIETTDACQQGCIFCYAGSTPREHHGLTSDEIRGLLRDAAALEIRAIDWLGGDPLVRPDWYELMQYARSLGLINNVWTSGLPLKNKEVAARVHEVSEGGFVSVHVDSITPEVYARLHRGGNAHFIDAIVEGVDNLLELGKPSDHMINCITYTAEQGPEDAIKTMRWWFEKKGLRTCLTMFNPAGMGAEWRAFEPGLDEVQRVYTERDRINYGDDNISIAAMDTDKYYCGTMATVTFNGDVTPCSVIREGIANIRETPFREIIARHLDTLVHAELHDVQNLPTPCNDCVNNAHCWGCRASAYYYSGDADGLDPKCWLIRTVQTQA from the coding sequence GTGGAGGACAAGACTGTGGCGGCTTGCATCAACGATCACTTGAAACGGTATGGCGGGATGGCTGCCGGGCGAGAGGATGAACAGAAACGGTATTTTGCAAAGAAGCGGCTTTACGCGCTGCAAATCGAGACCACCGATGCCTGCCAGCAGGGGTGCATCTTCTGTTACGCCGGTTCGACTCCCCGCGAGCATCATGGCCTCACCTCGGATGAAATACGCGGCCTGCTTCGCGATGCGGCGGCGCTGGAAATTCGCGCCATCGACTGGCTGGGCGGTGATCCGCTCGTCCGTCCGGATTGGTACGAGCTGATGCAGTATGCCCGGTCGCTGGGGCTCATCAACAACGTCTGGACGAGTGGGCTCCCGCTGAAGAACAAGGAGGTCGCGGCCCGCGTGCACGAGGTGAGCGAGGGCGGCTTCGTTTCGGTGCATGTCGATTCCATTACGCCGGAGGTTTACGCCCGGCTGCACCGCGGCGGCAATGCGCACTTCATCGACGCCATTGTCGAGGGGGTGGACAATCTGCTCGAGCTCGGCAAGCCCTCCGATCACATGATCAACTGCATCACCTACACCGCCGAGCAGGGGCCGGAGGACGCCATCAAAACGATGCGCTGGTGGTTCGAAAAAAAGGGGCTGCGCACCTGCCTGACGATGTTCAATCCCGCTGGAATGGGTGCGGAGTGGCGGGCGTTCGAGCCGGGCCTCGACGAGGTGCAGCGGGTCTATACGGAGCGCGATCGCATCAATTACGGCGACGACAACATCTCCATCGCGGCGATGGACACCGACAAATATTACTGCGGCACGATGGCAACGGTGACCTTCAACGGTGATGTGACGCCGTGCTCGGTGATCCGCGAAGGGATAGCCAACATCCGCGAAACGCCCTTCCGAGAAATCATCGCCCGGCACCTCGACACGCTCGTCCACGCGGAGCTGCACGACGTGCAGAACCTGCCCACGCCCTGCAACGACTGCGTCAACAACGCTCACTGCTGGGGCTGCCGGGCCAGCGCGTACTACTACAGCGGCGACGCGGACGGCCTTGACCCGAAGTGCTGGCTGATCCGGACGGTGCAAACACAAGCGTAA
- a CDS encoding transporter yields the protein MNLSFSKVFSLALAGMLCSVPTFAAMPLETDDTGTQGAGKFQIEAGMEYARDRESADGVSMREKGWELATTLSYGLSDTIDLVAGVPLSWSKVWENGVAVADENGIGDLSLQLKWRFFESADQRTSLALKPGISLPTGDEAKGLGNGRVCGDVTLIATHTLEHGALHLNLGYEYNDYAIDEDRAVNRKSVWRASLAGEVEVAERLMAVADIGVETNEERDADNHPAYLLGGLIYSVSKDVDLDFGVRGGLNDAETDTAWLAGITMRF from the coding sequence ATGAACCTCTCATTTTCCAAAGTTTTTTCACTCGCTCTCGCGGGCATGTTGTGCTCTGTCCCAACTTTTGCGGCGATGCCGCTCGAAACCGACGATACCGGAACGCAGGGAGCCGGGAAGTTCCAGATCGAAGCAGGAATGGAGTACGCTCGCGATCGCGAATCGGCCGATGGTGTCTCCATGCGCGAAAAAGGGTGGGAGCTTGCTACCACGCTCTCATATGGTCTTTCCGACACCATTGACCTCGTGGCGGGTGTGCCGTTGAGCTGGTCGAAGGTGTGGGAAAATGGCGTGGCCGTTGCCGATGAGAACGGTATCGGTGACCTGTCGCTTCAGCTCAAGTGGCGCTTTTTTGAGAGCGCGGACCAGCGGACGAGCTTGGCGTTGAAGCCGGGCATTTCACTGCCGACTGGCGATGAGGCGAAGGGACTCGGCAATGGCCGGGTGTGCGGCGATGTGACACTGATCGCCACGCACACTCTTGAACATGGGGCGCTGCACCTGAACCTCGGTTACGAGTACAACGACTACGCTATTGACGAGGATCGGGCGGTCAACCGGAAGAGTGTCTGGCGTGCCTCGCTGGCCGGGGAGGTCGAGGTGGCCGAAAGGTTGATGGCGGTAGCTGACATCGGTGTTGAGACCAATGAGGAGCGGGATGCCGACAACCATCCAGCCTACCTTCTCGGCGGTCTCATCTATAGTGTTTCCAAGGATGTCGATCTCGACTTCGGAGTCCGAGGCGGACTGAACGATGCCGAGACCGACACCGCCTGGCTGGCGGGCATCACGATGCGTTTCTGA
- a CDS encoding peroxiredoxin — protein sequence MSPQFDDDLYYDISMPLLGDDFPELKVQTTHGPMNIPGDLKGSWFVLFSHPADYTPVCTTEFVAFQQRAEEFEKIGCKLIGMSVDQVFSHIKWVEWIKENLDVEITFPVVAANDRIANQLGMLHPGKGANTVRAVFVGDPEGKVRLVLYYPQEIGRNIDEIVRAVKALQISDREKVAMPADWPNNSLIKNRVIVPPATNVKDAKKRKDQYDCYDWWFCHKPLDK from the coding sequence ATGTCACCACAATTTGATGACGACTTGTATTATGACATCTCCATGCCACTGCTTGGGGACGATTTTCCGGAACTGAAGGTTCAGACGACGCATGGCCCGATGAACATTCCGGGAGATCTGAAGGGGTCGTGGTTCGTGCTTTTCAGCCACCCGGCGGACTACACGCCAGTTTGCACGACCGAGTTCGTCGCCTTCCAGCAGCGGGCGGAGGAGTTCGAAAAGATCGGCTGCAAGCTCATCGGCATGAGCGTCGATCAGGTCTTCTCGCACATCAAGTGGGTCGAGTGGATCAAGGAGAATCTCGATGTCGAGATCACCTTCCCCGTCGTGGCCGCCAACGACCGCATCGCCAACCAGCTCGGAATGCTGCATCCCGGCAAGGGAGCCAACACCGTGCGGGCGGTTTTCGTCGGCGACCCCGAAGGCAAGGTGCGCCTCGTGCTCTACTACCCGCAGGAGATCGGGCGCAACATTGACGAGATCGTGCGCGCCGTCAAGGCCCTGCAGATTTCCGACAGGGAAAAAGTCGCCATGCCTGCCGACTGGCCGAACAACTCGCTTATCAAAAACCGCGTGATTGTGCCACCGGCCACCAACGTCAAGGACGCTAAAAAGCGCAAGGATCAGTACGACTGCTATGACTGGTGGTTCTGCCACAAGCCGCTCGACAAGTGA
- a CDS encoding ferrous iron transport protein A, which translates to MKLSELKKGQSARIVAMPSSGGLRKRLAEMGMLVGEVVRIEGVAPLGDPVEMTVRCYRLSLRKSDIENITVEEVR; encoded by the coding sequence ATGAAACTGTCTGAACTGAAAAAGGGCCAGTCCGCGCGGATTGTCGCCATGCCGTCGTCGGGCGGGCTGCGGAAGCGGCTGGCCGAGATGGGGATGCTGGTCGGCGAGGTCGTGCGGATCGAGGGCGTCGCGCCGTTGGGTGATCCGGTCGAGATGACTGTTCGCTGCTACCGGTTGTCGCTACGCAAGTCCGATATAGAGAACATCACGGTCGAGGAGGTGCGCTGA
- a CDS encoding ferrous iron transport protein A: MAPLGMLGKGEVGEIVNLRAGGGCEHGHGRHHHAHGRENGKRLAEMGFSVGQTIEIIENSPGMPLLVRVHDSRVAIDRGVAMRIMVRRVAS, from the coding sequence ATGGCTCCGTTAGGAATGCTTGGCAAAGGGGAAGTTGGCGAGATCGTCAACCTCCGTGCTGGTGGCGGGTGCGAGCACGGTCATGGTCGTCATCATCACGCACATGGCCGCGAAAATGGAAAACGTCTGGCCGAGATGGGGTTTTCCGTCGGCCAGACCATTGAAATCATCGAAAACAGTCCGGGGATGCCCCTCTTGGTTCGGGTGCACGACAGCAGGGTGGCTATCGACCGGGGCGTTGCCATGCGCATCATGGTCAGGAGGGTTGCATCATGA
- a CDS encoding methyltransferase domain-containing protein: MAKHKLDVTIGNVSEVYDGAGGILWEMLMGEQIHVGAESETDVLANKAGVTEQTHLLDVCSALGGPARYLARNYGCRVTGLDATRRMDEEANRRTKAEGLSDKINYVLGNALDMPFPAGTFDVVWGQDAWCYITDKQRLIEECARVLKPGGVLAFTDWLESGPMTEEEVMALNTFMVFPYMETLDGYAALTEQAGLTVVEKEDLTPDFATYVQGYLDMVQNDFRQAIIDNYGKEMYDAVEQGITLWRDASAAGKVGRGRLIARK, from the coding sequence ATGGCGAAGCACAAACTCGATGTCACGATCGGAAACGTCAGCGAAGTTTACGACGGCGCGGGCGGCATCCTGTGGGAGATGCTCATGGGCGAGCAGATTCACGTCGGCGCGGAATCGGAAACCGACGTACTTGCCAACAAAGCCGGAGTTACGGAACAGACGCATCTGCTCGACGTGTGCAGCGCGCTTGGCGGTCCGGCTCGTTACCTTGCCCGCAACTACGGCTGCCGCGTCACTGGCCTCGACGCCACCCGCCGGATGGATGAAGAGGCCAACCGCCGTACAAAAGCGGAGGGCCTGTCGGATAAAATCAATTACGTGCTCGGCAACGCGCTCGACATGCCGTTCCCGGCGGGCACCTTCGACGTGGTGTGGGGGCAGGATGCGTGGTGCTACATCACCGACAAGCAGCGGCTCATCGAGGAGTGCGCCCGCGTGTTGAAACCGGGCGGCGTGCTCGCCTTTACCGACTGGCTGGAATCCGGGCCGATGACGGAGGAGGAAGTGATGGCGCTCAACACCTTTATGGTGTTCCCGTACATGGAGACGCTCGATGGATACGCCGCGCTCACCGAACAGGCTGGGTTGACGGTGGTCGAAAAGGAAGACCTCACGCCCGATTTCGCCACTTACGTTCAGGGTTATCTCGACATGGTGCAAAACGACTTCCGCCAGGCGATTATCGATAACTATGGAAAGGAGATGTACGACGCAGTCGAGCAGGGCATCACCCTCTGGCGCGACGCCTCGGCGGCGGGAAAGGTCGGGCGGGGGAGGCTGATCGCCCGGAAATAA